The sequence gatttcttttggagtagttcttgtgaggcaaaaatcacgtgctcacagtcccCAAGTTGAAATCTTCAACTCTGTCGGTCTTCAAGTTAAAGTCTTCAAATTCACCGATCTTCGAGTTGAAATATTTAGGCTCTCcaagtctcaaagttgaagtcttcaagtccgtcggtctacaagttgaagtcttcaaattcgctgatcttcaagttgaaatatttaggccttccaagtctcaaagttgaagtcttcaagtctgtcggtcttcaagttgaagtcttcaaattcgccgatctttaagttgaaatatttaggccctccaagtctcaaagttgaagtattcaagttcgtcggtcttcaagtttcagtcttcaaattcgccggtcttaaagttgaaatatttaagcccccccaagttgaagtcttcaagttcgtCGGGCTTCAAGTTTCGGTCTTCAAATTTGCCGATCTTAAAGTTGAAATGTTTAAGACCTCCGAATCTTCGAGTTGAAGTCTACAAAGttcgccaaatcttcaaagttttccaagtgttcaagtcgatgtcgtcttcaagttgaagctttgtaactttccaatcttaaggtggacatataagtatctttgcaccttaagttggcctcttcgtgggtttgtccttaaaaggaactataactttccaatcttaaggtggacatataagtccattcgtaccttaagttggcctcttcgtgggtttgtccttaaaaggaactataattttccaatcttaaggtggataTATGAGTccttttgcaccttaagttggcctcgccGATAGTCGAgctattttgagagtaatctctccaagaatcgggccattttgagagtaatctctccaagaattgggccattttgagagtcatctctccaagaattgggccacattgagagtaatctctccaagaatcggaccattttgagagtaatctctccaagaattgggccacattgagagtaatctctccaagaatcgggtcattttgagagtaatctctctggtaGTCGGGTCATGGAAGTAATCCCTCCGATTTTTGGGCAGGGATAAGTACTCATCCCCTCACACCCCAAGATTATCTTCTCCATGCGTGGATCATCTTGTTGAACAagaacatatctttcttgtttgacctacaaaaaaagaagaaaaaaagacagACAAAGGAAGACAAAACAACtagaagaagaaattaccttcaCCATTGCTTCTTAATCGTTTGTTGACAAACTCAAAGAGATATGCAAAAGCTGGTGATTGATACtcaaaatacatgaaaatatggggttTATATAGATTCTTCAAAGCGGCTTTTGAGAACAGATTTTCGATGTGGGATAGTTGACACAATATATCTTCTGGTTGGATTTGGATAGTATTGGCGGTGGCACAATTCTTTGGAATCCCAAGCCAATAAAATTGTTGGAAAATCACAATTGTAATCAAACACAGTAAAATAGGAATTGTCAACTACAATGATGTCTACACAAGATCACGTGGAGGCAGTAGGATTGCAAAATTTAAACTCTTGTTAATCACTACAAGTGAAGGCAATATTTTCTAATTAAAgggaattgcaagtccaagtaccaaAAGTTTAATACCTATGTGGCACACTTGGAATTTGTATCTCTTTATACAACTAGAATTGTTTAGTTGAAGACAAATGTTTCGTAACCTCAAATCTACTTAGCAAATTTGGAAAAGATctctgaaaaaaaaaagatgttataAATTTTGCGGTAACTTCAAGCCTAACTTTTGGGGTTCGCCAGCTTACACCTCAATTAGTCTTGAAGTGGGGGCATTTgtaagcatttaaattttatcgaatttaaaTCCATAAAGTTATTTGAGCTATATTTTACATTCAAGATAATGTTGGTCCAAATAAAtactatgggctaatataattgaattaattatataaattaaatatatatggattaaataaataggTCTTAATCCATTGgactagcccatttaattgggctaaagtgatgagtccacttcattaagcccaagatgacatcttcctagaggcctaaTTTGGTGTCATGTGTCAAATGacatggcacgccaagtcaaacagaAGATCCAATGGGATCAtgtcacgtgtcaaaatgacaaggcatgccaagtcacactaaaaggccaatgaaatcgtgccacgtgtgcaactgacatgttctggccaatcaaatgcggccatgtcacacttcaattcgattggtcggaaagagtttgttcttatcacaactcctcccttccacaactaaaaataggggtcttcataactcagaaagggaccagaagttataacaagaagcaagaaagagctcgtggatcaaacgctgcaaattcctccacaagtttcaggcttcaagttcaagaaatcaagtgcaAGTTCATGAACgtagaacaaatcaaggtcaagttcaagcaatcaagctcaagaacaagatcatcgttcgaggcaacaaatacatattcaagatcaagctcaaaggcccttgaatttatttactattggaaagtaGAATccgaggattcatagagattgtaactctcaaatattcaaaataaaatactgtgattgttgcgatatttttcggtcttgattttattttttcgaaccaaatttattgtctacaatatTCAATTCGGTGCAAGAATTGATCGGaatgaaaagaaaatagtgtGGGTGAGAGGAGTTTTGAGATGGAGCATCGTGTTTTCAGAGAATGGGGAAAAgaatgggatgtatcaaagtagagagagaaagaaaatagtgtaactgaatagcgtatttagtggcttagggctaggaggtaaccaaaattaaatattttgctataaatcttaaaaggtatctatagaatataatttttttaaatggtatttatttaaaataaataaggtgttaacttTTGCTATagaaggtaaaaattccttttttgaATTGGTTAGTTTTGACCTTCCCTACGCTTCTATTAAAGATCTGGAAGGAAAAAACCACAAGTTGCAATTAGGCTTCAAATGCATATTGGGGGCCGATGAATTGTATGAGCCAACTGGTTGAAGGCCCAAAGGTAGAATCTTTGAACTTCCTGAGGCTACTATTTAAATTCTGACCCCCGTTAGTCCAGAGCACTAAATTTGTTGGACCGACAAATTTAGCCCCTGAACTAAGGGGGGAGAAGTGAAATAGTGACCTCAAAAAAGGCCATTTGTGCAAATGCCCCAGAATCTTAtactcaacaacaacaaacccagtgtaccCCACAAGCAGCGGAATCTGATACTCAATTATTCCAATTGCGGAAACATGATATTTGCCAAAAGGGATGTGAAACTTCAAAAGGTGTTCTTAAAGGAAAGTCCAATAACAATGGAACTTATTACTCAGTTCAGTAAAGAATATAACTGGGGTTTGAACTATGGTACATTTATCATGGATGCTATCTAAAGACGTACATAAGGATATACAGTTCATTACATTTTTAGTGTTGGGTTTATGCCATTTATACAATATCCCTCTCAAACTCGAACCATTTCCAATTAGCATACAGACTTTCTTCATCTTCGAAAGGTAGCCTATCGGTTGGAAggggttctggtttccttgttgCTGAAACAGTTCGTAGGTTCTGTCTGTACTTCTTCGCCATCTCTTTTGCTTCAGAGAATACTTTCTGCAGCAAAAAAAGTACGCTTGttatacaattgtatttatgatgtCACGTGGAGTCTAAACTGCTGCAGTAAAATGTGGTGTTACACCATATAAGGGATGAATGACAGACTAAAACTAGCTCTGAATCTGAAATACTTAAGAGAGACACACCTCCTTGTCCTTTAAAAATAATCCTGGCTCGCTTTCAAGTTCTGCAATACTGCATTTGACAAAAATGAGAGGATATCAGATTGGCGAACTATTTGTCTGTTCCAGGAAATGAACATGACAATTCCTTGATCTCATTAATATTCAGAAACTTAATTGTGGAAAGCAGGGAGCAAATTGAGCATATGCAGGAATGAAGTGAATATCTTAGTAATCCATTGATAGGAGCCTTTATATCTCACCACTTAAAAAATATCCTAGCGTGATTTCTTGTTAGCAACATGCTAAGTAGGACAGGGCTCCAACGAGGAGATGTACACGAGAACAAGGAATTGAAAAATCAAGCTAAGAAGATAACATGCCGTAAAGCCTTAAAAAATGTAACTTGCTGTAACAACCATATTTGTTGAATCATATATTGTGATATTCAGGCGAATATTCTATATTTAGTAGTAGAATATTCACTTACCACATTAAGAGTAGTAAATAACTATTTACCATATTATATGCGGCATAAGATTCCTATATAAGGAGCTCTTATTGTAAAGTGTTATTTACTCCATACAAGACACAATTCCCATCTATTCTGTACTTCACAAACACCATCTTAACTAATGGAGAAAAGGACCATGTAGGTGCATTTATGCCTCCCATTGACTAGAGCATAATCAAACAAATTATCTCTACAACATACCTGAGAGATATTTTGTCAGGAAACATTGACTTCACGACCATAACTTTCACCTTCTCATCAACAGCTAACAAGTTATTGATAGAAGTAATCTCGCCTCGGGTAACATTTGAGATGTGTAGCAAGCCACtgagaattaaaaagaaaaacctTATAAAATTCTGaaataaaaaattctttttctGGAGGAACGAAGAACATGGCATGCTTTAGTCCAACAATGTACAAAATTTTATCTCCTCTCTCAAACTCCCTAAACATATCTAGTGAATTAATACACCTGAATGACACCATAATGAATTCGAGCAACAAtcataaatgatatttaattgaatTGTACAGCTAGACTCCCAGTCAACTTTCCTGCTTCTTAAACATAATATGCACATGCAACTAAAGTTCCATTGTAAAGGCACTACAGAAATAGATACAGGAAATCCAATAAAAGTACATATCTGCAATAAAAAAAATGGTAATCCACGAATTTTTTTATCAGAGACGACACAGATAATATCACCAGAAAGCCTGCAAACCTCGAAGATATTCTCTTACCAGTTTTTTTCCAAGTTCACCATTAAGAACCAATTCCATACCTCCATCAATTGAAAGTATGGCGTGCATATAAGACTCAAATTACCAAACAAGATAGAATGAATACTCTCCCTTAATCGAAACAAAGGAAAGGGTCAAATTTACCCCTATACTGTCCGGAACAGAGCAATTTTGTCCTCGGTTAAACTTTTGGTCtaggtttttttcttcttttatgtaGGTTACACTTTTGGTCTAGTATTACCCCGCCGTTTGGAAAAAGTTATCAGTTTTTCCCTTGATCGCACAAAAACTACAACTTGAGGGTAATTTTAAACCACATTTAAAAATTGAGGCGTAAATTTGGACATTTTCCTCAAAAAATTCCACCCATTTCACACTGGAGTTACCATTAGTGGCAAAGTTAAATACGAGACAGTTTGCTAATTGCAAGGTATGAATGCACAGTATTTGGACCTTTTCCCTTGAAACAATTCAATATCTAGATGATACTGAACAACAATTCAATTGCATCTACCTATTTGtgcaaaaaaacaagaaaagaaatgtTGATTGCAATTTGCACCAATGCTCCAAATTCAGAGCTATCCTAGATCAGAATTGTTAAGTTTCTTAATTTTACATGCCACTATTAGTCACAGCTAAGTCCGACTTCTTTCTTTGGAAAGTGTAGTGTAAATTACCTTCGGTTTGTTTCACCAATCCTTATCTGTGCGCCAAAGGGAAAAAGCTTTTTCACTGTTCCTTCCACAAGGACCCCCTCTTGCAGATTTAACATTTGCTGTAGAATCCAAGATtcgagaaataaaataagaaaacaaaataatcaaGAGAGCTTCTCCAAGAATAAATAATTGGAGGAGGAAAATCTTGATAGAATTAGAAAAATCAAACAGAACCAAGGAATCCCCATGGAAAAAAAGGCGATAAATCTCATAAATAACACAAACAATGACATCATTATGCACAAGAAACAAAGGTATCAAAGGTGAAAAGAACTAACCCAAGCTTCCTTCTCACTAAGTATTAAGTCATTAGTTTCTTCGTTTATTCTGGTAATAAGCACATTAATTCGACGCCCCACCTGAAATAACAAGAAATAGATATACTAAGCAGACGTGAATGTAAAACAATCCAAGTCAAATGGAGCAGAAGATGCAGAATGTGGAGATTTTTACATAGTGCAGAGAACATTCTGGCCCCAAAAATTTgcactctctttttattttacttttcataACAATTTTATATTTTCGGGAAAGATGCCAAAGAAGCAGCACCGTGCCACTAACCATTTGGTATGCATACTGAACTTAGAAGAATGTGGCCAACAACAGATACAATCGCAGTGCTTCCTACATATCGACATTCTACTGGTACAACATAATAAACATGATGTTATTTGCTATTAAGAAAGCCAGTGCCTGCGAGTACTCTAATAAAGCAGTTATATTGAGAGAGGAGATATAATATCGAATGTTTTAAATGCAGCAGAATATATGTATGATGAAGTACAAAGATACAGAGGTCAATTAAATGTATATACAATCGGTGACCACTAAAATGTTCCAACTTACATTCTCCTTCAGCTCGGTATAACTATTAACTCTGTTCATTAAATCAGCCTTTGGAAGAAAAGCCCGTAAGCCCTGCAAAACCATATTCAAGCTGTTTAACACAGAGAAGTAGACCTGCACTGAACTCATGGAGGAAAGGGGTGGCTAGATTACCTCTATTCTGGTAAGAAGACCGCCAGTGTTCCACTCCGTTATCTTCACCTCAATAGGTTCATTTAGTTGTTTAATCTGTGgcataaaaatagtaaaaatgctaagttcttgGGATAAAAACTCTAGGATAAAACAAACCAAGAATAGAAACACTTAAAAAGAACATATCGCAGAACTAAGTAGTAGCATCAAATTTGATTCAGTATATCATGACACACAACTTACTCACTCATTCTTAGCAATAGTAGGTCTTTTTATGTTTTCCCTCAGAGCTCACTCATCCTTCAATTACCACATTCTCTCATTGCCCCTCCTAATATCTGGTATTCCACCAGCCCTTTGTTTGTACCAACCAAATATAACTGGAACCATTTCTCCTAGAGCTATATTATCTATCAGCATAACTTGAACATGCAAACAGGTCAATGATAGAGCTACTCAAGATGCTCAAAAGACATACCCAAAAATATTCTCCCAATTCACAATCTAAAATGGAAAAGCATCACAGATTGGTGAATAGGAACAATATGCTGATTCTCAGGTCCCAAATTTAGAAGAATATATGACAATGACATTTATGTGCTTAAGaagaattatatttatatataagcaCATTATAGAGTCTTAGGCTCTATTTACTATAGGAACGCAATGGAGCTGAATAAAGTGCAATAGATCCATATAATCGACCTCAACCAATTTGAAATTGAGACAAAGTTGACTGATTGATAGTCACTCAGGCTCAAAAAGCTGGAGAATAATACATGACATTTTATAATATTTGTTAAGGAAAAACAATTCATGAATGAATAATAGGACCAGTGCCTCCTTGAGTCAGCAGTATAACTAAAAAGACAACCAATCAATACAGTTGAAAATACAATCGTGCACAGAATGGAGAAGGTGATCCAATTTTGAGCTTTAAGTTTAAGTACAGATTCTGACAAGTTTCTAACAGCTCCATTGATAAGGTAAATCATCAAGCTAATCCAAAATAGTTGGGATTGAGGTTTAGACGACTGATTGAACTAGTTAAAACATCAGGTTCCCTACAGACGAAAATTCAAACTTTGCATATTATAAACTAAAGAAAGTGAGAAAAGAACCTGCCTCACTCGATGCCAAGCAATGCGTCTAAAGAGCCTTCTCGTCGACAGTAACGGCCGACCACTGAGAGTTCTTCCGAGAACCTCAGAAAAAAGAACAGTCCCAGGCTCCACAACAGGCTTCCCTGACATTGATTCCCTACTCTCTACTGCCTCATCATAACTCACAATTCCCATTTTCCCTCTTACCAAGAATTCCTCAGCATCCTTCTCCAAATCACACAACAAATATCCCATCTCTTTGTCATACAAAGGCAAAACATCCTTAGTTAACATGGTACCCAAAAGGTCAGCACCAACATTCACATCAAGTTTATACTCATTGCCTGAAACCACAACACCTACTACCAAATCACCCGGTTTCGGTTCGTAATACTCTACACTAATCTTCTTACTTTCTTCTTCAACTGAATGAACTTTTTCCTCCTCCTGTTCTGTATCTTCTATATCACTACTTTCTTGTCCCAATGACTCCTCCCTAGGCTTAAATAGCTTGTAAAAAGGCTCCAAGACTTCATCTTTACTAACTTTTTTAGGCTCCTCTTCTATTTCAGTACCAACCCCATTATTTATTTGCTTTAAATATGGCTTATTAAGTAATTCTAGCTCTTCAGACTCTTCACTTTCAGGCACTTTAGCCAACTGGGTAGTACTAAATTCTTCCAAGATTTCATTTTTAGTGCAAAAAGAGACATGGGTATGTAAACTTATTTGAGAATTCCAATGGGAAGAGAAATTCTTGGAAAATTTTGGGGTTTTAACAAGTGGGTATTTTGGGGGAGTGGAAAAAATTGAGAATTTGGTGGCAGTGTTGTAAATAACAGAAGTGTTGAGGGGCAGAATTGGATTGAGAATAGAGAAAGACTTACATGGAAGAAGAAGAATTGGCATCATGGTTGTTCATCAGCTCTGAAGCTTCAAGTACTAAGATACTTGAATTGCCGCTTGATCCGTTATCTGTTTACAGTTTGCCTTTGATATTTTTACCCGACAGAAATGTTGAATGGACCTAAGAAGTGTTTGGGCCATAAGATTGGCGAAGTGGAAAAATAGCCTATTTTAAGACTACTGTTTAAAACCTAGTCAGTATTTAAAGTTTAGTTACTTTATAATAAGTAATTAATATTTGAACAAACAAATTCCATCTTTTTATAAAAGATGTTCTTATCATAGCATTTCAGATTAATGTATATAATCTTTAGAGTAGTCAATTCGTAAAATTAATGTAccccaaattttgtttttttcttttgggaTTTAACAATCTTGTGTCCGAAGTACGCTAACCCAACTAATTTAGAATCAGTCATATAAGTAAATGCTTCTTACCAAAATTTTTTACATTCCAACTGTTGATAATTCGTCATAGTATATGATTAGAGGTTTGTAAGAGTTTACCACATAATGAATAAATTTAAGGAGTGATCATAATagattctcttttatttttggaacggCTGGCTTATGCTGATCTTCTCCTTAATTaagattaaagaaaaaagttaCCTCTAATTATCAATAGTTGGAACTGGCTGATTAGTAACTCATACAATTAAGTATGTTACATGAGTAGATCGCACTTGTGCGTGGTACCTAATTATATTAGTCAtgcattttccttctaacttttTCGGTGCCGCAGATCTAATGGCAAAAATATAATATGGAAGTGCACtgtttttgggtagaaatggCGTGGGGTAGCCACTATTtaatgtggtatttattttttatccaacaattctaatgttgagcaaaaatagtcaatactctattaaaattaatatgaaaagatatttttaccctttcttccatTGCTTTCCTTCCCAAACCCTCGCTTCTCTCTCAAGTTCGATACCCACTCGTTTTTCGTTTTCTTTCCATGAGATATCCTAGTTTCAATTTCGTTTTCTTTCCACGGGatatttttactcttttttttcattatgCTTTGCTTTCTATCAGAATGtcatttttattgatatttaaagAAAAAGGCAAATGTGGAAGGTCACAACAGAATGTGTTAGACCATTTGAACGAGAATTCACCAATTTGATTTTTCACTTTTTTGACTCTAATTACAGATACCTAAGTCTCTACGCGTTAACCAAAGGTCTTGGAATTATTGGTCTacaacttagactaacaagctcaaaagttaaggacaataggtcctgaacttacagttacaaacttaaaagttaaggataataggtcctgaacttaggataagaagcccaaaagttaaggacaataggtcctgaacttagactaacaagctcaaaagttaaggacaataggtcctgaagtcctgaacttagagttacaagttcaaaagttaaggacatgtaatcctgaagttaagttcaaaagttaaggacatgagcagaagggtattttcgtccggacagttaaagtttattaaagttGTGGCTAAAGACAAAAGACATTTTAAACAGtagcttaaaagtaaatacatgtgttattagtggctaatcatgtaccccccccccccctttttgaCCTCAATCCTATGTCTTGCTCctccttattttattatttctgcttcttttaaaaataataataataaacaatatATGAAAGCATGTAGGATCAATCAAGGTCAAGTGTATGTATGTAATAATGAACAACCATAACATAATGTCAACCTCCCGATCCACTCCGTATGGATTATTTCAAGATGACTTGTAtaaccaaaagtttttgataaaaactgatacttaatctgttaaatatat is a genomic window of Nicotiana tabacum cultivar K326 chromosome 16, ASM71507v2, whole genome shotgun sequence containing:
- the LOC107763574 gene encoding protein PIGMENT DEFECTIVE 338, chloroplastic-like, translating into MMPILLLPCKSFSILNPILPLNTSVIYNTATKFSIFSTPPKYPLVKTPKFSKNFSSHWNSQISLHTHVSFCTKNEILEEFSTTQLAKVPESEESEELELLNKPYLKQINNGVGTEIEEEPKKVSKDEVLEPFYKLFKPREESLGQESSDIEDTEQEEEKVHSVEEESKKISVEYYEPKPGDLVVGVVVSGNEYKLDVNVGADLLGTMLTKDVLPLYDKEMGYLLCDLEKDAEEFLVRGKMGIVSYDEAVESRESMSGKPVVEPGTVLFSEVLGRTLSGRPLLSTRRLFRRIAWHRVRQIKQLNEPIEVKITEWNTGGLLTRIEGLRAFLPKADLMNRVNSYTELKENVGRRINVLITRINEETNDLILSEKEAWQMLNLQEGVLVEGTVKKLFPFGAQIRIGETNRSGLLHISNVTRGEITSINNLLAVDEKVKVMVVKSMFPDKISLSIAELESEPGLFLKDKEKVFSEAKEMAKKYRQNLRTVSATRKPEPLPTDRLPFEDEESLYANWKWFEFERDIV